In the Mytilus trossulus isolate FHL-02 chromosome 1, PNRI_Mtr1.1.1.hap1, whole genome shotgun sequence genome, one interval contains:
- the LOC134726108 gene encoding protein BRICK1-like gives MAQHGHGQHQRPIQQDWANREYIEVITGSIKKISDFLNSFDTSCRSRLATLNEKLTQLERKVEYIEARVTKGETLQ, from the exons GCACAACATGGACATGGGCAACATCAGAGGCCCATTCAACAAGACTGGGCCAATAGAGAATACATTGAAGTTATAACTGGAAGCATAAAGAAAATATCGGACTTTTTAAACTCGTTTG acaCATCATGTAGATCTAGACTGGCTACTTTGAATGAGAAGTTAACACAACTGGAAAGAAAAGTTGAATATATAGAAGCACGG GTTACTAAAGGTGAAACGTTACAATAA